CTCATTGTTACCTTTGTTTCTGGCAATCCTGCTAGTTCAAAGTGATGATGAATAGGAGCCATTTTAAATATTCTTTTTCCTCTAAGTTTAAATGAACCCACTTGAAGTATTACAGAAACAGCCTCCATAACAAAAACTCCTCCTATTACAGGAAGTAAAAGCTCCTGTTTTAAAACTATTGCCACAACTCCTAAAATTCCACCTAAGGTTAAAGAACCTGTGTCTCCCATAAAAATCTGTGCTGGATAAAAGTTATACCATAAAAATCCTAACCCAGCTCCAGATAAGATTGATAAAAATACAGTAATCTCCCCTGCTCCTACAATATAGTGTAAATTTAGGTGACTACTTAACTCTGTATGCCCTGAAAAATAAGCAATTACACCTAATATTGAAGCACAAATAACCACTGGCATTATTGCTAATCCGTCTAATCCATCTGTTATGTTAACTGCATTTGAAGTTCCCATTAGAATAAGTCCTATCATAATAAGCATTCCAAAGGCACCTAAATACAGTGTATATTGAGGCATAATAGGATTAATAAGTGATAGATCTAAAACTCTTTTCCCTGAAATAAGCCCATATTTAAGGATAAATCCCCAAGTTATAAGAGCTATTAATCCCTGTCCTAAAAGTTTCTTCTTTCCTGAAAGTCCCTTTTTATTCACTGTAAATTTTTTATAGTCATCTATAAATCCTATGGCACTAAAAAGTACAGTAATTACCATAAGAAGTATTACAAATTTATTTTTTAAATCTCCAATAAAGATTGTAGTTATAAGTGTAGAAAGAATTATTAAAACTCCACCCATAGTAGGTGTTCCTTTTTTCGAAAAGTGGCTACTAGGACCCTCTTGACGTATTTCCTCTCCAAACTTCTTTCTCTTTAAAAAATTAATAAATGGTTTCC
The DNA window shown above is from Cetobacterium ceti and carries:
- the mraY gene encoding phospho-N-acetylmuramoyl-pentapeptide-transferase, whose amino-acid sequence is MFYLLAEKIAFLNFFKSIYLRGFLGFTLGFLIVLFAGKPFINFLKRKKFGEEIRQEGPSSHFSKKGTPTMGGVLIILSTLITTIFIGDLKNKFVILLMVITVLFSAIGFIDDYKKFTVNKKGLSGKKKLLGQGLIALITWGFILKYGLISGKRVLDLSLINPIMPQYTLYLGAFGMLIMIGLILMGTSNAVNITDGLDGLAIMPVVICASILGVIAYFSGHTELSSHLNLHYIVGAGEITVFLSILSGAGLGFLWYNFYPAQIFMGDTGSLTLGGILGVVAIVLKQELLLPVIGGVFVMEAVSVILQVGSFKLRGKRIFKMAPIHHHFELAGLPETKVTMRFWIIALILGIFALGLVRLRGIL